The Montipora capricornis isolate CH-2021 chromosome 3, ASM3666992v2, whole genome shotgun sequence genome window below encodes:
- the LOC138042869 gene encoding con-Ins K1-like has protein sequence MRQSCLWSTVAILAVLLCLGFTKGDIYKPHEVGHRRVPRKFCGEQLLPLYQNVCFEHNRKRRSMLLDEEEAMSFLQHQTQRHRRQARSTDVTSIVEECCNEGCAQEEVLEYCPR, from the exons ATGAGACAGTCTTGTTTGTGGAGCACTGTTGCAATCCTCGCTGTTCTGTTGTGCCTTGGATTTACGAAAG GAGATATATACAAGCCCCACGAAGTAGGGCACAGACGGGTGCCGCGAAAGTTCTGTGGGGAACAGCTGCTGCCTTTATATCAAAACGTGTGTTTTGAACACAATAGAAAACGCA GATCAATGCTACTAGATGAAGAAGAAGCCATGAGTTTTCTCCAACATCAAACACAGCGCCATCGAAGGCAAGCGCGGTCAACAGATGTTACCAGTATTGTTGAAGAATGTTGTAACGAAGGCTGCGCTCAGGAAGAGGTGCTTGAGTACTGCCCACGTTAG